A stretch of DNA from Shewanella sediminis HAW-EB3:
ACAGGGAGAAGAGTTTGTCGGCCGGAATGAATGCGCACATAACTAAACCCATAGTGCTTAATGAGTTATTTGATACATTAAGTCATTGGATTAATCATAAAGACTAATCTCTTAAAGAGAGAAGCTGAAGGAAGTGTTGGCCTGAGTCGAGTGGATAACTCCCGCTTATAGCAATCGAGGGATTGAAATAAGCGGGAGGTGTTGAATTAATTGCACTTGAGACCGACTCGAGAGCAGTTTAAGCTCTTTGAGCTAATAAAAAGTAGATCGTAAAAAACCGAGCATAAGAAACAGGTCATAAGATATAGATCATAAGTACAGCTAAAAACAAAAAACAAAAAACAAAAAACAAAAAACAAAAAACAAAAAACAAAAAACAAAAAATCGATGAAGCTGTAGCCCCCATTCAAGGAGATCAAATGAAGCCCTATAACATCGCATTGGCGATTGCACTGATATCTATCCCTGCCGCCAACGTGTTTGCCGCGCCGACAAATACCGCCACCATCATAAAAAAGAGTCAGTCTGCCAAAGGTTTTATTAATCTCTTTTACTCTAAAGCTGATGGTGAGTTATACCTCGAGGCTAATAAGCTTAATCAACCCTTTCTGCTGCTGACCAGTTTACCCCAGGGGGTCGGTTCTAACGACATCGGACTCGATCGTGGCCAACTAGGTTATACACGTATGGTGCAGTTCGAGCGCCACGGTCCTTACCTGCTCCTTAAGCAACTCAATACTCAATATCGCGCGAGTACAGATAACAGCGCCGAGCAAAGAGCCGTAAAAGAGGCGTTCGCCGAGTCGGTTCTGTGGCGTGGAAAGGTCATTGATGGTAAGAGAGACCTGGTCTCGATCAATGAATTGGTAGTGAGCGATCTTTACGGAATAGCCTCGACTCTGGAGCAGACAAAGCAGGGAAGTTACCAACTCGACAAGGCGCGGTCGCTTATCTTACCCGAAGGGGTCAAGTCCTTCGAGCGTAACAGCGACGTCGATGTGCTGCTTTCATTTAACAGTAAAAAAGCCGGGGAGTATGTTGCTCAGGTCACCCCCGATGGTAAACATATGTCGGTGCGCCTGCGCTACTCGTTTATAGCGCTGCCAGAAGAGGGGTATACCGCAAGAGATTACCACCCCATGAGTGGTTACCTCTCGGATGAATACTTAGATTATGGCACCGAGGTGGATGAGGATATTCGTCAGCGTCATCTATTGCGTCATCGATTGCAGAAGGTGACACCGGGCGATGCGCCCAGCGAAGTGGTTAAACCTATCACCTACTATCTCGACCCAGGTGTGCCCGAGCCTATTCGTAGCGCCCTGTTAGAGGGGGCGAACTGGTGGGAAGAGGCGTTTACTCAGGCAGGCTTTATTGGTGGCTTTAAAGTTGAACTGCTTCCTGAGGATGTCGATCCTCAGGATATCCGCTACAACGTGATCCAATGGGTACATAGGGCAACCCGTGGCTGGTCTTACGGCTCTGCAGTGGCCGATCCCAGAACCGGTGAGATCATCAAGGGGCATGTCACCTTGGGTAGTCAGCGCGTACGTCAGGATCACCTTATCGCTCGCGGCCTAACGGCGGGCTGGGAAGATAGAGCGGCGGCCGATGAAGCGGCTATGTCACTCTCACTCGCCCGAATTCGCCAGCTTGCGGCCCACGAGGTCGGTCATACTCTCGGGTTCGATCATAACTTTGCCGCCTCGAGTAATGACAATGCGTCTGTGATGGATTACCCCCATCCACAGGTGACGTTACAGGGAGATAAGATCGACATTTCGGCTCCCTATGGAGTAGGACTCGGCAGTTGGGACAAGGTTATGGTCGAGTACGGCTATAGTGAATATGGCGATGAAGCCCAGGAGTCGACTCAGCTTTCGGCACTGATGAAAAAGATGCAAATGGACGGCCTGCGTTTTATTGGGGAAGCAGATTCCCGCGCTAAAGGTGCCAGTCATGCCTATGCGAGTCTGTGGGATAACGGCAGCGATCCTGTCGCCGAGTTGATCCGACTCGGTAAGGTGCGGGCACAGGCGATTGAGGATTTCTCAAACCTGGCTCTGTTAGCTAAGCAGCCGATGGGAGAGCTCAGTGACGCCTTTGTGCCGATCTATCTGCTGACCCGTTATCAGATAGCTGCTGCGGCTAAGTTTATCGGCGGTACCGATTACAATTATTATGATGGCATGGACGGCGAGTCCTGGCATTACCTTGCTCCGCAACTGCAGAAGAGTGCCCTGGATGCTCTGGTACAAACACTGCAGCCATCGGCTTTGACGATCTCCCAGCAACTGCAGGAAGCCTTAGTGCCTAAATCGGGCAACTATAATCGCAGTCGGGAAAGTTTCGATTCCGGCCTGGGAGTGATAAATGACCCACTGGGGATGGCCGAAGTATTAAGCCGTCACACCGTCAAACAACTCTTTGCATCAGAGCGAATAAACCGGGTCAATCAGGCTTATCTGAACGATAAAGAGCAGCTCTCGGTTCCCGCTATCGTGGACAAACTGCTAGGCAACACGCTCTATGCCGATATTCCCACCGGACCAGAGTTGGGCGTCTGGATGCGCGTTAATAGTGTCATCATCGATGAGCTGCTGTCGGCATACCACGATGAACGGACTCGCCCGGAAGTGAAGGCACAACTTGCAGATAGATTGCGTTATACCCTTAAGCAACTCAAACGCAAAGTTAAACGTGCCAGTGCCTATGAGGCCGCTCATTTCTCCTGGTTAGCCGATGGGGTCGAGAGAGGGCTGAAAGACGCAAAAGTTAAGCTGATCGATAAGCCACTTAAGATGCCTCCTGGCTCGCCGATCTAATCACTTCTCTACGGACCTATTATTGAACTGCAAGGTCAGCCGGTGAAATGAAAAATCCCGACCCACATCAGTGGGCCGGGAGCGCCGGGAAGCAGTTTTTATCAATTCATTAAGCTATCAATTCATCAAGCTTTCTTCTCAATTAATCAGGCCTCATTAACCTCCTTTATACCAATTGCATCAAGTACCTGACCATTCAGCGAGAATTCAAAGCTCTGTAGGCAAGTAGGATGATTGAAGCTAATAGTTACTCTATATCGAAAGCATACTGTGCAGCATAAAGGGCTTTGAAGCTCGCACTACGTGAGCCCCTCAGGCTTCCCACTTCTGCTTTGCATTGACTTAAAAGGGAATAACCATTTCCTCATCAATGCGCCTTGAATTGAAAAGCCTGAGGGCTCTGAATTGGTTAATTATTTAATGCAATTGGTATTACGTGGATAGGGAATTCTAAATGCTAAGGTGTAAGTCACCGGCAATACGATAAGTGTCAGTACCGAAGCGAAGCCTAAACCAAAGATGATGGTGATCGCCATGGAGCCGAAGAAGGCATCATTCAATAGCGGTAACATACCCAACATGGTCGTGATGGCCGCCATTAGCACGGGGCGTACGCGGCTGACCGATGAGTCGATGACCGCAAGGTAAGGCTCCTTGCCCTGACTCAGTTCAAGGTTGATCTGATCGACCAGTACGATACCGTTCTTGATAATCATACCCGTCAGACTCAACAGGCCGAGCAACGCCATAAAGCTAAACGGTGCATCGAATAGCAGTAATCCGGATACCACACCGATCAAGGATAGTGGCACGGTAAACCAGATAACCAGAGGCTGACGCACCGAGTTAAACAGCAGTACCGTGATTAAGAACATCGCCAGGTATCCCATAGGAATTGAGCTGAATACCGAGACCTGAGCCTCGCCGGCTGTTTCAAACTCTCCGCCCCACTCGAGTTCATAACCACTTGGAAGCTCGATGGCTTCAATATCGGCTCTGATTTTCCGAAATACCGAGTCGGCTGTCTCATCTGTGCCGTTGATCGGGTCGGCATACACTGCCAGCATACGCTTCCTGTCGCGGCGCATGATGAGCGGGTTTTCCCATTCGGTGGTGAACTCGGAAACCACTTGAGACGCCGGTACGAACAGATTGTTCTCTGAGCTCCAGACCTGCAGTTTCCACAAGCTGTCCGCATCTAAGCGTTCTTCGGCCGGTGCTCTGGCTATGATAGGCAAGAGATGGCTGTTTTCACGGTAGACACCCACCTGCTTACCACTGAAGTTAACTAATAAAGAGTTATCTAGATCTTGCTTACTGATCCCGGTCTCACGCGCCTGAGCCAGTGCCAGTTGTGGACGAATGAGGGTCACCTGATTACGCCAGCTATGCCTTACGCCTACGGCTGTCGGCTCTGCATCTAAGATAGTCTCTGCTTGGGTCGCTAGCTGGCGCAGTACTTTTGGATCTTCACCATAGAAGCGTGCCTCTATCTTAGCCGCAGGGCTTGGCCCATTTTCCATATATTTGAAGCGATATTCTGCTTCCGGATATTTGAGGCTCAGCTCCCGCTCCAGGGTTCGCATATATTGGTTGAGAGTGGTGAGGTCTGTCATCTCAATCAATAACTGACCGTAGGCGTTATAGCCTTTTTCCGGTGCGTAGGAGAGTACAAATCGCTGTGAACCTTGACCTATCACGCTGGTTAGATTGACCAGACCGATATCATGGACCTCCTGCTGTTGCATCAAGTCCTGTTCGATGCGCCCGAGCAGGTGCTCTGTTGCCTTGATGTCGGTGCCCTCAGGCATCCACACATCGACAAAGAACATAGGTGTATTAGAGGCTGGGAAGAAGACATTTTTTACATGTCCGAAGCCCATTACCGAGGAGAACAGAGCGGCGACAACGATAAGTATGGTGATGGCGCGAAATCGCATCGCCAGGTTTAAGCAGCCACGGTATAACTGAAATACCCAGCCCTTGTAAGGGTCGTCATTTTCATCACTGCTGACTTCGCCATCTTTGAACATCAGGTGACAGAAGAACGGGGTCAGGGTCATGGCGGTGATCCAGCTGATAAACAAAGAGATCAGCAGCACCTGGAACAGGGAAACACAGAACTCGCCGGTTGCCGTGTCGGACAGGCCGATAGGTGCGAAGGCAAGGATAGCTATGACAGTAGCGCCAAGCAGTGGCCACTGAGTCTGTGACACCACCTCTTTGGCGGTTTCCAGTCGGGACTGACCTCGATTTATGCCGATAAGGATCCCTTCGGTAACCACGATGGCGTTATCCACTAACATACCCAGGGCTATGATCAGTGCTCCCAGCGAGATGATCTGTAGCTCGATATTGAGCACATTCATCATGATAAAGGTGCCTAATATGGTCAGTAGCAGTACCAGCCCCATCAGCAGACCCGCCCGCACTCCCATAAATATCAGCAGTACGCCGATCACGATGGCAATAGATTCTGCCAGGTTGACTAAGAAACCTGAGACAGTTTGGTCAACCATCTTGCTCTGGTCATAGACCGTAACAAGCTCCAGCCCGATAGGACGTTGATCATCAAGCTCGGCAAGCCTTTGGTTGATGGATGCACCTACATCGACCACGTTTACACCGCTTGAAAATGCAATACCCACAGATAGTGCGGCATCGCCATTGCCGTGATAGATCTCTGATGGTGTCTCGTCGTTATCTTTATAGATCTTAGCGATATCGCCAAGATAGATAAGCTTAGTGCTGCCAGGTGCACTGATAAGCAGACGTTCCATCTGTTGAACCTGATTAAACTCACCGGTTGGATGTATACGGATACGGTTATCGCCGACCCGGATGCTGCCTGCATTAGAGACGACGTTTTGGCTGTTGATTAGACCATAGATGTAGTCTTGGTCCAGACTTAAGGCGTTGAGCTTCTGCTGTGATATCTCGACAACTACCTGCTCGGTAATTTTACCGGCAATATTGACCTTTTTGACCCCATCGACAAGTACCAGTTCACGCCTTAGAAAGTCGGCGTAGTTTTGCAGTTCACGACTCGTGTAGCCATCACCTGTGATGTTGAGCAAGACGCCGTAGACATCACCGAAATCGTCGATGACAGTCGGTGTCATCGCGCCGGGGGGGAGCTCGCCCAGTTTGTCGTTGACCTTACGGCGAAGCTCATCCCATACCTGTGGCAGTTCTGTCGCATCGTAATGATCTTCTACCTCAACTTCAATCTGAGATAGACCTGCACTGTTCACCGAGGTGATATGTTTAACGGCATCGAGCTGTTGAATGGCATCTTCCAGAGCAAGAGTGACCTCCTCCTCTACCTGTTCGGGTGAGGCGCCCGGGTATGCAGTGACCACAAGCGCCTGCTTGAGGGTGAACTCAGGGAATTCGAGCTGACCTAGCCCAAAAAATGAGAAACTGCCCCCCACGAGCAGCAGTAGGGCAAACATCCAGCTAACAACTTTATGTTCGATTGAGTATTGAGCGAAATTCACAGGTTAAATCCTTGCAGGCGAAAGCGGTTTATTTAATTAATACCAATCGGTATAAGAAAGTGGTCAACTCAGAGTTATTTTTGGCTGCATAATTCAAGGCGAAAGAGTAGGGAATGGTGATCCCTTTTGAACTCATTCAACACAGAAGTAGGCTGCCAAAAACACTCCTAAAAGGCGAGTTTTAGCACTTGTGATACGGCGTTAACGAGCTTAAACGTAGAATAACTATGTTCCTCACTCGTTGTCTTGCTTCACAAGCGCTAAACTCTCGCTGAGTGACCACCCCTTTATACCGATTGGTATAAGAGCAGATGGAGGCAATACCGATAGGCATTACACCCCGCGTTGCCAGCGAAGTGGTTTAACGTTTTGTTCAGGCGAGAGGTATTGCACGCCAGCGACAACAAATTGATCGCCTAAGGTTAAGCCCTCTAAAATCTCGATGCCATCTGTTGTGACGCGGCCTAAGGTGACGATTTGAGGCATCACTTTGCCGGTATCGGCATGGTAGAGCCAGACGATATTCTGACCATCGAGATCACGCTTCATTACGGCACTTGCCGGAACAACGGTTTTGAGAAGTTCATTATCTGATGAGAGGTCTAACGTCAGCTCCGCGCTCATACCCGGAAGTACGTTAATTTGTGTAGGTCTCGGCAGTGTATACACCACTTCATAGCTCTGGGTGCCAGGAGTAACTTGGGTGGCGTGCTCTTTCAGGCTGACCTTGTAGCTTTGATCCGGCTGAGTACTGAAACGAACCTGAGGCTGAAATTTGGCATTCGGGTTAAATGTGATGGCTTGGCTTGCCATAGACTCGGGTACCTGAATGACCACATCGATATCATTACCTTTCTGTAAGACCAGAACAGACTGATTTGCCTGAACCATCTGGAAATTATCCATAGATATTTTAGCGATTGTGCCATCATAGGGAGCGATCAAACGGGTGTAGCTTAACTGGTCTCGGGCATTGGCAAGGGCCGCGGTGGCAGACTTTAGCTGAGCCTTAGCAAGATCGTGTTCTGCTGGAGAGATCAGCTGACGGCGCAGCAGTTCACCCTTACGCTTATAGTCAGCGGTGGCAAGCTCATGATCGGCTTCGCGATTAAGCAAGGTGTTGCGGGCATCTCTGTCATCCAGGCGCGCTAAACTTGTCCCTTTTTTGACTTGCTGACCTTCGACCAGGGTAAAGTCAATGAGCTGGCCAGATACTCTAAAGCTCAAGTCAGCCTGCTTTGTGGCGGCTATTTTTGCCGGGAAGTCACGGATAGAAGCGGCATTAACATCAGTAACCTCCAACAACTTCACCGGTCTTATCGGTTGCGGGGCAACCTCGGTAGACTCTGCGCTGCAGCCGACCATAATGGCTGTGGTTAGTACGATGATGAGTGTTTTCGATAGATGCTTCATAGAGCGAGGTTCCATATTTGCGACAGATTGTATCAATTGCGGCTAAGATAGCAGTATCTAATATTGAATAAAATGGGAATGTGTGGAATCATCGGTTCCATAAAATGAAACTATGTAAGCTTGATTGTAAAATCAAACCCTGTGCAAGATCCCTCCTGTTACTGATTTGGGCTATTGGTTTAGATTGTTCGTTTCGTATGAAGTGATAAGTGATAAGTGATAAGTGTTTGTGAAAGTCAGAGTTAGAGTGAGAGTGAGTTATGAAAACTGAAGATATTTCCCTGTTTCACCGCATCGTAGAAACAGGCAGCCTGGTAGATGCGGCAGACCTGTTGAATCTACCCAAATCGACCGTTAGCCGCCGTCTGCAAACTTTAGAAGACGACCTGAAGGTGAAACTGTTTCATCGCCAGAGCCGCTCCATGACATTAACGGCTTCGGGAAGTCACTTCTACGATAAGACCCAGTCAATTCTCGGTGATCTTGAGCAGACCATGGTGGAACTCACCGATACTGAGGCCGAGATTGGAGGCCACCTGCGTATCCTCATCTTCCCTGTGCCTCAGTTACAGGATATCGTTACTGGTATCTTTGAGTTTATGGATCACAACCCGGATCTCACCGTCGAGCTGATTGTCAGTACCGAGCCTCAGGATATGATCCGTAACAAAATCGATCTGGCCTTTATGGTTGAGGACGCATTTAACGAAAATGAGATGGTGGCAAGGGAGATGCTCAGTGAAGTGCTGCATTTTGTCGCCAGCCCTGAGTATTTGGCAAAGGCTGGCACGCCAGTTCTTCCGGAAGAACTTTCGAACCACAATTCAATCCTGTTTCGCTACCCTAATGGTCGGATCTTCAATGAAGTTCCGTTCGGTAATGATAGGACCATAGCGGTGAAAGGCAATTTGTGCCTCAATAGCATTGAGCTTTGTTTACAAGCGACCTTAAGTGGCCGCGGCATCGCCTTCCTGCCCATTGAGGCGACTCATGAGTATGTTGAGCGGGGTGAGCTGACTATGCTGTTTGAGGATGTAGAGCCCTATATCGGCAAGTGCTACCTGGTGTATCCCTCCAGACGCTTTATCAGCTTAGCGAGTCAGCGATTTATCGACCATATGATGGCCGCGCTTGAGCGTTGTAACTCAGGTAGAGGCTGCGGCAGAGAAGAGAGATTGCGGGGGGCAATCAAGTCTTGGCATGGATAAATATATGTTTATAACTCAAGGTTACTCCAGGCGCTTACTTCTGCATAAATAACACGACTATGTCATGCACAGGTTTGAGCCACTTACTTCTGCATAAATAACACGATTATGTCATGCACAGGTTTGAGCCACTTACTTCTGCATAAATACGACAACCACGGCATGAACTGGTTTTAAACTGGCGTTGCCGTACTGGTGGGGAAGGTGACCCTTAAAATAGGTGAGATTTCCCGCCTCTATCTCGAACATCTCTCCCTGAACCTCTAAAGTGGCAGTGCCCTCCAGACAGAGAAAGAGTTCATGGCTGCCTTCGGGATGGGGCACACCTTTGGTGTTGCAGCCGGGCATCATGATCACATCATTGATCTGCAGGTTTTGGGTGCTGATGGGGCTGGTGCGGGTACTGATAAACTTGCCGTCGTGTTGATGAGATACCGGCATATCCTTTCTTTCGACCTTAGTGACATGCACAGATTGTCTGCGGGTGATCAGGTCGTCGACCGTGACTCCAAGTGCCTGAGCGACCTTCATCACGACGCTGATACTGGGATTGCTGTTCGCCCCCTCCATATTGGCAAGAGTCGCTCGGGGGATCCCGGCCATCTCGGCCAGCTCTATTTGAGTCAGCTTATGCTGGGCACGCAGGCGCTTGATACCTTCGTTGATGGGGTTGGCCATGGTGATTCCTTATGTTTCAGGTTTTAGGTTTTAGGTTCGAGGCTCTAGGCTCTACCCTCGCAACTCGTGGCTAATACCTCGCAACTCATGCCCAATAGCCAAGATATCAACATCAACTAGAGTTGATTTCTAATATTAAAACATATTTCTTATAATTTAGCATTTTCACCCCGGCAAGGCTTGTTTAAGCCAGTATGGTGATGATATTTTAGCGGCAGTTTTTATATATCATCTTTTTGGAGTTATCCCATGAACGTAGATCAGCATTTGAAAGTAGCACAATGGCACATCGAACAGGCTCGTCTTCATGCAACAAGTGAGCACGCTTGTGGCTGTCCGGCTAACGATCACGATCAAAAAGCGATCGATGCCGTTGAAGCTAACCTAATTCTTGAAGAGAAGACTTGCTCTCTGTAAGTTGATTCTCTCTGCCGAAGCCTATTCGGCAAGTTGAAATATAAAACGCCTTACTCTCTGTAGTCAGGCGTTTTTTTATGCGTATAGCACTAAATTAGCGAGTTAATGTGCACTTGATTGTTGAACTCGGAGATAAAAATCGTTGAGGCTGCAACTAATACCTCTTCTGTGGGTCTAGATATGTAGCTAAATTTTATTGTAAGGTCTGAGTGTTCGCTTGTGATTCAACGTATCGTGCAACTACTTCTATTGATAGCCTTAGTTGGGCAGAATTTTATCTCTCCGGCTTTAGCGGTGCATGACCTGTTACATACAATTAAAACTACCGG
This window harbors:
- a CDS encoding zinc-dependent metalloprotease — protein: MKPYNIALAIALISIPAANVFAAPTNTATIIKKSQSAKGFINLFYSKADGELYLEANKLNQPFLLLTSLPQGVGSNDIGLDRGQLGYTRMVQFERHGPYLLLKQLNTQYRASTDNSAEQRAVKEAFAESVLWRGKVIDGKRDLVSINELVVSDLYGIASTLEQTKQGSYQLDKARSLILPEGVKSFERNSDVDVLLSFNSKKAGEYVAQVTPDGKHMSVRLRYSFIALPEEGYTARDYHPMSGYLSDEYLDYGTEVDEDIRQRHLLRHRLQKVTPGDAPSEVVKPITYYLDPGVPEPIRSALLEGANWWEEAFTQAGFIGGFKVELLPEDVDPQDIRYNVIQWVHRATRGWSYGSAVADPRTGEIIKGHVTLGSQRVRQDHLIARGLTAGWEDRAAADEAAMSLSLARIRQLAAHEVGHTLGFDHNFAASSNDNASVMDYPHPQVTLQGDKIDISAPYGVGLGSWDKVMVEYGYSEYGDEAQESTQLSALMKKMQMDGLRFIGEADSRAKGASHAYASLWDNGSDPVAELIRLGKVRAQAIEDFSNLALLAKQPMGELSDAFVPIYLLTRYQIAAAAKFIGGTDYNYYDGMDGESWHYLAPQLQKSALDALVQTLQPSALTISQQLQEALVPKSGNYNRSRESFDSGLGVINDPLGMAEVLSRHTVKQLFASERINRVNQAYLNDKEQLSVPAIVDKLLGNTLYADIPTGPELGVWMRVNSVIIDELLSAYHDERTRPEVKAQLADRLRYTLKQLKRKVKRASAYEAAHFSWLADGVERGLKDAKVKLIDKPLKMPPGSPI
- a CDS encoding efflux RND transporter permease subunit gives rise to the protein MNFAQYSIEHKVVSWMFALLLLVGGSFSFFGLGQLEFPEFTLKQALVVTAYPGASPEQVEEEVTLALEDAIQQLDAVKHITSVNSAGLSQIEVEVEDHYDATELPQVWDELRRKVNDKLGELPPGAMTPTVIDDFGDVYGVLLNITGDGYTSRELQNYADFLRRELVLVDGVKKVNIAGKITEQVVVEISQQKLNALSLDQDYIYGLINSQNVVSNAGSIRVGDNRIRIHPTGEFNQVQQMERLLISAPGSTKLIYLGDIAKIYKDNDETPSEIYHGNGDAALSVGIAFSSGVNVVDVGASINQRLAELDDQRPIGLELVTVYDQSKMVDQTVSGFLVNLAESIAIVIGVLLIFMGVRAGLLMGLVLLLTILGTFIMMNVLNIELQIISLGALIIALGMLVDNAIVVTEGILIGINRGQSRLETAKEVVSQTQWPLLGATVIAILAFAPIGLSDTATGEFCVSLFQVLLISLFISWITAMTLTPFFCHLMFKDGEVSSDENDDPYKGWVFQLYRGCLNLAMRFRAITILIVVAALFSSVMGFGHVKNVFFPASNTPMFFVDVWMPEGTDIKATEHLLGRIEQDLMQQQEVHDIGLVNLTSVIGQGSQRFVLSYAPEKGYNAYGQLLIEMTDLTTLNQYMRTLERELSLKYPEAEYRFKYMENGPSPAAKIEARFYGEDPKVLRQLATQAETILDAEPTAVGVRHSWRNQVTLIRPQLALAQARETGISKQDLDNSLLVNFSGKQVGVYRENSHLLPIIARAPAEERLDADSLWKLQVWSSENNLFVPASQVVSEFTTEWENPLIMRRDRKRMLAVYADPINGTDETADSVFRKIRADIEAIELPSGYELEWGGEFETAGEAQVSVFSSIPMGYLAMFLITVLLFNSVRQPLVIWFTVPLSLIGVVSGLLLFDAPFSFMALLGLLSLTGMIIKNGIVLVDQINLELSQGKEPYLAVIDSSVSRVRPVLMAAITTMLGMLPLLNDAFFGSMAITIIFGLGFASVLTLIVLPVTYTLAFRIPYPRNTNCIK
- a CDS encoding efflux RND transporter periplasmic adaptor subunit; this translates as MKHLSKTLIIVLTTAIMVGCSAESTEVAPQPIRPVKLLEVTDVNAASIRDFPAKIAATKQADLSFRVSGQLIDFTLVEGQQVKKGTSLARLDDRDARNTLLNREADHELATADYKRKGELLRRQLISPAEHDLAKAQLKSATAALANARDQLSYTRLIAPYDGTIAKISMDNFQMVQANQSVLVLQKGNDIDVVIQVPESMASQAITFNPNAKFQPQVRFSTQPDQSYKVSLKEHATQVTPGTQSYEVVYTLPRPTQINVLPGMSAELTLDLSSDNELLKTVVPASAVMKRDLDGQNIVWLYHADTGKVMPQIVTLGRVTTDGIEILEGLTLGDQFVVAGVQYLSPEQNVKPLRWQRGV
- a CDS encoding LysR family transcriptional regulator produces the protein MKTEDISLFHRIVETGSLVDAADLLNLPKSTVSRRLQTLEDDLKVKLFHRQSRSMTLTASGSHFYDKTQSILGDLEQTMVELTDTEAEIGGHLRILIFPVPQLQDIVTGIFEFMDHNPDLTVELIVSTEPQDMIRNKIDLAFMVEDAFNENEMVAREMLSEVLHFVASPEYLAKAGTPVLPEELSNHNSILFRYPNGRIFNEVPFGNDRTIAVKGNLCLNSIELCLQATLSGRGIAFLPIEATHEYVERGELTMLFEDVEPYIGKCYLVYPSRRFISLASQRFIDHMMAALERCNSGRGCGREERLRGAIKSWHG
- a CDS encoding helix-turn-helix domain-containing protein encodes the protein MANPINEGIKRLRAQHKLTQIELAEMAGIPRATLANMEGANSNPSISVVMKVAQALGVTVDDLITRRQSVHVTKVERKDMPVSHQHDGKFISTRTSPISTQNLQINDVIMMPGCNTKGVPHPEGSHELFLCLEGTATLEVQGEMFEIEAGNLTYFKGHLPHQYGNASLKPVHAVVVVFMQK